Genomic segment of Geminocystis herdmanii PCC 6308:
GACTTAATTTTGAGTAACTTTAATGTGAATCAACTGGGTTTTGAATCTGAGTTAAAGGGAAAACTTACCGCTAACTCCTCTCTGATTAACTTAGACTTGCGAGGAAAGGAGGATGTCATTGCCATTTCTTTGCCTAGGGGAAATGTTAACCTTACGCCAATTAACTTAACTACTCCTTTCTTTCCTTCTCACATAGAAATAAAACAAGGGAGAGATTCTGGTTTTTCCCTTCTCGGTAAACGTATCGATAATCAATTTAATCTTGTCTTCTCGGATTTTGCTTTAGAAACTCTGGCTTTGCAACCTGCGGTTAACTATGGGGTGAAAGGAAAACTTAAGGGGGTTTTGTCTTCGGATATAACTGTCAATCTCTCGGATTTTTCGGCTACTGGCAATGTCTCTTTAGATTCCTTCGGCTTAGGGAATATCATCGCTAATAATTTTTCTACTAATTTTAATTTTGCTAATAGCATCGCGCAGTTGGAAAATGCAAGGTTGAGTTTTGCTAATACTAACTATGATTTGGAGGGTAAATTTAATTTTGCTACTCAAGTGGTGGAGGGAAGAATGGCTTTAGAGGGTAGGGTGGAGGATATTTTTGCGACTTTGCAAATTTCTGATGTGGATACCCTCACGGCTTTACTTACCCATTGGCAAACTGGTGATGTCTTCGCTTCTGCTGATAATATACCCCCTGCCTCCGTTGGTGATGATAAGGATTCCATCAAAGCCCAAGTTAATCTTTTATATATAATAGATCAGCAAATTCGATCGATGGCGCGAGATTTGCAGTCGGGTAAAATTCCTAACGACTTAGACATCCGTGGCAAATATCAAGGGGAAATCCTCCTCGCCGGTAAAATAACCTCCCCCGAAGTCAATATCAACTTTCAAGGCAATCAATGGCAATGGCTACCGCAACAAAATTTTGCGAATATCGTGGATTCCCTCGGCTTGGTAATCGAAGAAACCCAATTTATCCCCATCGAAAAAATTGCCTTAAAGGCTTCGTGGCGAGATCAAAATTTCGCTGTGCAACCCTTTGAATTAAGCATCGCAAATAGTCAAGTTTTCTTCGCAGGAAATCTCTCGACAACTTCCCAAGCTGGAGATTTTAAAGTTGTTGATTTTCCTTTAGACTTTCTAGAAAATTTTGTTAAATTTCCAGTGGATTTAGACAGTTTAATTAGTCTCGATGGTAAGCTGTCTGGAGATATTTTTGATCCTCAAATTATTGGTAATGTAGCTTTAAAAAATACTGCTTTAGATGGTGCAATTATTGATGAAGAAATTAAGGGAATTTTTGCCTATAATAATCATGAATTAAAGGTAAGCTCGATCGAAAATCAAAACATCGAAATAAATGCCTCAATCCCTTACCATCCTTTAGTTATAGAAGATAAATCAGCCTTTATTACCGTGAAAGTAGATACCGATCGAGTGAAAATATTAGATATAATTACTCAAGGTAAAATGAGCTTAAATAGTGGTAATATTTCTTCTGATTTAAGTTTGGAAATAGCCTCAATAAATCAATTAATTAATAACTTTAAACCTGAATTAATTAGTCTAGGAGGTGAGGTTAATTTTGATAATGCAGTGGTGAATGCAGTAGGAGTAAATAACACTATTAATTTAACAGGAAAAGTTAATATTGAGCAAGAAAATCAGGTATTAAATATAGAAGAATTAAAAGGAATAATTGATAATGCAGATATAACGATCGTAGGAAATTTACCCCTATTTAATCCTATCAATAATAACGAAAATCCTCTATCAATCAAAATTTCTAATCAAAAAATAGCCATAGAAAATCTCTATACAGGGAAAATTCAAGGAGACATAACTGTTAATGGTACAGCCTTTACTCCCGAAATCGGAGGTTATGTGAGTTTAAATAATGGTAACTTTGTTTTACCTGACAGAGAAAATCTCCCTTCAACTTCTAATGGCAATAACAATAGTTTAGGCATAGGCAATAAATGGTTAGGAGACACTTCCGCCTCTAACAAGGGTATTTTTCAACCTCAATTGACAGATTTTACCTTAAAAATTGCCGATGGGCAATTAGCAGAATGGAACTTATATCGCTTTCTATTTGGGGGTGAAGTAACAGTTAACGGGGGATTGTATAATTGGCAAAATCTAAGGGCTGACGGTGCAATAAACCTTCGTAGAGGGCAGATTTACTTAGGGGGTGCAAATCCGTTGGCAGTTTTGGGTTCTAACACAGGATTTGGACAGACTACATTTTTCTTATCTCGTACTAATGAGAATAGTATCACCTTTCGTCCCGATGGAAATATCCTCAATCCTCAGATAGATATAGAAGTACAAGCTGATATTGTGGACTATTCTCGACAATTACCTACTAACAATAGAAACGAAGTACTTGATCCTATTGTAAGGGGGGGAAGGGGAGAAAATATACAAGTGGTGTTAAGAATAGATGGGGGATTGGCGCAATTATTACCAGTATTGTCTGGAGGTATTGATGATTATTGTCGCATCAAGACAACTACCCCCATTGCTGAAGAAATTAAACTGTCTTCCTCTCAATTAAATGAGGTAGCGCAATGTGTTAATTTAGCGGCATTAAATCAAAAGGGTACAAATTTAAACCTATTAAATTCTCCTCTTGTGTCTCTGCGCAGTATTCCAAATCGTAGTGAAGGAGAGTTAATTAATTTGATAGTAGGGGGGCAATTATTAAATTTAGCGACTCAATTGCAAGATTTAAGTGGTCAAGATTTATTTGAAAATGGTTTAGTTCAGTTTATTCTTGTACCATTAACTAATAATATCAGTTTTGGTATTAATGAAAAAGTGAGTACTTGGGGTAAACCTTTGGGCATGAAAGATTTAAGGATTTTTCCTTTAGTGGAGGGGGTTTATGAGGTGAAGGAAGATTCTAACGTCACAGTATCCTATGATTATATTTATGGGGAATATAAGGTGCGTTATCAGATGCGATTTTAAAGGATGAGTGTCAATATTTGATCATTATCTGCCTTTTTCCCCTATACTAAAGGTATCCTGTGTAATAAAAGGATAAAAAATCAGTAAATTAGTACTTAATACCCAAAAGGTTGAAGAATTTGCCGTGAGTCATTCCGCCACTTTAACACTCAGTTCGATGTTGCAACAACAAGTATCGGACACAAACCGTTTAAGATTGTTTTCCGGTTCAGCCAATATTGGTTTAGCTACGGAAGTAGCTCGATATTTAGGCATGGATTTAGGTCCTATGATTCGCAAAAGATTTGCAGACGGAGAATTATATGTCCAAATTCAAGAATCGATTCGAGGTTGTGATGTCTATTTAATCCAACCTTGTTGTAATCCCGTCAATGATAATCTGATGGAGTTGCTAATTATGATTGATGCTTGTCGTCGAGCATCAGCACGGCAAATAACAGCAGTTATCCCTTATTATTCTTATGCTAGAGCCGATCGAAAAACGGCTGGTAGAGAATCTATTTCTGCCAAATTAGTTGCCAATTTAATCACTAAAGCCGGAGCTCATCGAGTTTTAGCGATGGATTTGCATTCAGCCCAAATTCAGGGTTATTTCGACATTCCCTTAGATCATGTCTATGGTTCGCCTGTAATTCTCGATTATTTCCAACAAAAGCGTATTGAAGATTTAGTTGTGGTATCTCCTGACGTTGGTGGAGTTGCCAGAGCGAGAGCCTTTGCGAAAAAATTAGATGATGCACCTCTTGCCATTATCGACAAACGCCGTCAAGCTCATAACGTAGCAGAAGTGATGAATGTTATCGGCGATGTTAAGGGCAAAAATGCCATTTTAGTGGATGACATGATTGATACAGCGGGAACATTATTAGAAGGTGCAAGACTCTTGAAGAAAGAAGGAGCGAATAAAATATATGCTTGTGCTACTCATGCCGTGTTTTCTGGTCCTGCGGTATCTCGTCTTTCCAGCGATGTCTTTGAAGAAGTCGTGGTAACTAATACTATTCCGATTCCTTTGGATAACTATTTCCCTCAATTAAAAGTGTTATCGGTGGCAAATCTTCTGGGAGAAACCATTTGGCGGATTCATGAGGATAGCTCTGTTAGTATCATGTTTCGATAAAGTGAGGAGTTAGGAGATAGAAGATAGGAGACAGTAAGAGGATTAAAATATCTTAGTTTCAAATTCTCAATTCTTAACGCTCCAACACTCTAACTCCTCAACAGCTAAATTAACTCACATTGTGCATGGTGTCTCAATAGATGATCGCACAACACAAGGGCAACCATAGCTTCTACCATGGGGACTGCTCTTGGTAATACGCAAGGATCGTGCCTTCCCTTTGCTGCTAGGGTGGTTTCTTCTCCTTCCTTACTAACGGTATTTTGTTCTTTGCCAATGGTGGCGGTAGGCTTAAAGGCGGCCCTTAGCACGATGTTTTCACCGTTACTGATACCCCCTTGAATACCGCCCGATCGATTCGTCTTAGTACGGGTGTTTCCCTGTTGATCAAGATAAAATTCGTCATTGTGTTGGCTACCTGTAAGGGTTGTACCGTGAAAACCTGAGCCGATTTCAAAGCCTTTGGTAGCGGGTAAAGACATAATCGCTTTTGCTAAATCTGCTTCTAGTTTATCAAAAACTGGCTCTCCTAATCCTTTGGGTAAGTTTCTGACAACACACTCCACAACACCGCCTAGAGAGTCTTTTTCTCGGCGTATATCGTCAATGAGGTTGATCATTTTTTCGGCACATTCTTTGTCAGGGCAACGAACTATATTACTTTCTACTTGTTCAATAGTTACAGTATGTTCATCGACTACGGCTTCTAAGTTTTTAATACTTTTTACATAGGCTATAATTTCGACTCCTGCTATTTGATGGAGGATTTTTTTTGCGATCGCACCTGCGGCTACTCTACCGATAGTTTCTCGGGCAGATGATCTTCCGCCACCTTGCCAGTTACGAATACCATACTTAGAATCATAGGTAGCATCAGCATGGGAGGGGCGATATTTTACTGCCATTTCGTCATAGTCGCTCGATCGAGCATCTTTATTTCGGACTAAGATGGCGATAGGAGTGCCTAAAGTTT
This window contains:
- a CDS encoding ribose-phosphate pyrophosphokinase yields the protein MSHSATLTLSSMLQQQVSDTNRLRLFSGSANIGLATEVARYLGMDLGPMIRKRFADGELYVQIQESIRGCDVYLIQPCCNPVNDNLMELLIMIDACRRASARQITAVIPYYSYARADRKTAGRESISAKLVANLITKAGAHRVLAMDLHSAQIQGYFDIPLDHVYGSPVILDYFQQKRIEDLVVVSPDVGGVARARAFAKKLDDAPLAIIDKRRQAHNVAEVMNVIGDVKGKNAILVDDMIDTAGTLLEGARLLKKEGANKIYACATHAVFSGPAVSRLSSDVFEEVVVTNTIPIPLDNYFPQLKVLSVANLLGETIWRIHEDSSVSIMFR
- the aroC gene encoding chorismate synthase, which encodes MSSNFGTLFRISTFGESHGGGVGVVIDGCPPLIEISEEEIQIELNRRKPGQSKITTPRNESDLCEIVSGVFEGKTLGTPIAILVRNKDARSSDYDEMAVKYRPSHADATYDSKYGIRNWQGGGRSSARETIGRVAAGAIAKKILHQIAGVEIIAYVKSIKNLEAVVDEHTVTIEQVESNIVRCPDKECAEKMINLIDDIRREKDSLGGVVECVVRNLPKGLGEPVFDKLEADLAKAIMSLPATKGFEIGSGFHGTTLTGSQHNDEFYLDQQGNTRTKTNRSGGIQGGISNGENIVLRAAFKPTATIGKEQNTVSKEGEETTLAAKGRHDPCVLPRAVPMVEAMVALVLCDHLLRHHAQCELI